The genomic segment AGCCGACTCCGGCCGGAAGGCGCTCCCCAGCAGTGCGACCACCCGGGTTTCGGCACCCTGCTGTTCACCCTCTGACTCCGATCACTCACTGCGGAGCTTTTCGTGATCCACAACCCCGTCCTGCTCGACCTCGGCCGCATCCGTGTCTTCTGCACGTCCCTCGGTCCGGACGACGCCCCGGCGCTGCTGCTGGTGCACGGCTGGGGCGGCGACGGACGGGAGTGGTCGCCCCACGCCGAGGCACTGGCCGACCGGTTCCGCGTCCTCGTCCCCGACCTGCGCGGCCACGGCCGCTCCGAGGTGCCGGACGAGGGCAACACCCCGGCGGAGATGGCGGATGACCTGGCCGCGCTGATCGGCTCCCTGGGCGTCGGGCCGGTCGTCGCCGTCGGTCACTCCATGGGCGTGCAGGTCGTCAACCTGCTCGCCACCCGCCACCCGCGAACCGTACGGTCGGTCATCGCCCTCGACCCCGCGCACGGCGCGCACGGAGCCGAGGTCGCGAAGATCCCCGCCCGCCTCGCCGAGTACCGGGAGCACGGCGCCCGCGCCGCCGCCTCCTTCGTGGCCGGTGCCTTCTCCCCACAGGCCCCGCCCGGCCTTCGTACGGCGCACATCCGCACCATGCTCGGCACACCGGACCACGTCGTCGCCCAGGCCTACGCGGGCATGTACACCGACCCCGGCGCGGTGGGCGCCCGCCCCTACAGCGAGGCGTATCTGCGCCGTCGAACGCAGCCGGCGCTGACCGTGTGGACGTTCGACAAGGCCGCCGAGTGGGAACGCGGCACACTGCGGGTGCCCGGCTCACGGGTCGAGCACTGGCCCGACACCGGCCACTATCTGCACGAGGAGCGGACCGAGCGCACGATCCGGCTCATCCGTGACTGGGCGGACGGGGAGACGCCCGGCTGAGGGTGGCGCCCGCGCTCGGCCGTCCGGTTCGACCACGGAGTCCGACGACTACACAGCCGGGTACGCGACCTCACTCACCGGCCCGGCGGCCTCGCACAGGTAGAGGCCGGCCGAGCCGCCGAGGACGATGCGGTCGTCGTGCGGGTGGAACGCGCAGGAGGACAGGTGGTTGTCCACGCGAAGGCGGCACGGCTCGGCCGCCGACTCGGTGTCCCAAAGGAAGGCGGAGCCTTCCATGGTGACGGCGACCAGACGGTTCCCGTCGCGTGACAGGGCTACGGACCACACCGCCGTGCCGTCGCCCTCGAGCACGCGGCGGGGCTCTCCCGTCGCCGGATCCCACAGCAGCGTGTAGCCGTCGTACCCGGCGGTGGCCAGGTGCC from the Streptomyces sp. NBC_00310 genome contains:
- a CDS encoding alpha/beta fold hydrolase; its protein translation is MLDLGRIRVFCTSLGPDDAPALLLVHGWGGDGREWSPHAEALADRFRVLVPDLRGHGRSEVPDEGNTPAEMADDLAALIGSLGVGPVVAVGHSMGVQVVNLLATRHPRTVRSVIALDPAHGAHGAEVAKIPARLAEYREHGARAAASFVAGAFSPQAPPGLRTAHIRTMLGTPDHVVAQAYAGMYTDPGAVGARPYSEAYLRRRTQPALTVWTFDKAAEWERGTLRVPGSRVEHWPDTGHYLHEERTERTIRLIRDWADGETPG